A genomic region of Lytechinus pictus isolate F3 Inbred chromosome 2, Lp3.0, whole genome shotgun sequence contains the following coding sequences:
- the LOC129254970 gene encoding tRNA (uracil-5-)-methyltransferase homolog A-like isoform X2, producing MFIFVQTVTAMEGGDNQKDDATSESLKLQEELQDIQSSGDQSSSEQATKEGTETDHMIPNIKEENAASSTSTGEEKLAADNSSHCDTEDNTDEVIDKRQGSDDEGSKDVDEDEDMEGEDEGTKHQGREGEFTSEIFKIMLRNLPTRFGFQQLRKMLAGLQLKPKKLKALRNKDYAFVTFSCEEDRQKAMEVLNKHVWKGRRLSAKFAKPNEDPMVALKRKQENQGGGGKKTKGDQDTDEDLPIEDRLNNAVTPLWKQDYQDQLKEKRQIKEDLLRRLAIMFFNDIPAMRTHISEQREKYDGLCCQLEDIKPSPIVTGYRNKCEFSIGKNPDGEEKTVGFRLGLYKGGQISVVNPSACPNVPGNSKAVVQSFQTYIRQSSLSAYDPMTHRGHWKMLTVRTTQGSGVMAMVTFHRQSLAEDDVEKEKQKLAEYFGEGEGKSCGITSLFVHVQWQGDKNAIKFDHIHGDRYITEDLLQLKFKISPEAFFQVNTPAAELLYTTIGDWAQVTKITTLLDICCGTGTIGISLAKRVDKVIGVEMTGQAVENAKENAAINGVDNATFYCGKAEDLLPGITNRLHNSLDVVGIVDPPRAGLHQRVVQAIRRCPKLNRLIYVSCDAKQASNNFLNLCRSMSKKQKGVPFTLVKAIPVDLFPHTSHCELVLLFERNLGKKIDTNSNSSSS from the exons AACAGTTACTGCCATGGAAGGAGGGGATAATCAAAAGGATGATGCAACATCCGAGAGTCTTAAACTGCAGGAAGAACTACAAGATATACAATCATCAGGTGACCAAAGCAGCAGTGAGCAAGCCACCAAGGAAGGAACTGAAACAGATCATATGATTCCAAATATCAAAGAAGAGAATGCAGCCTCTTCAACTTCAACTGGAGAAGAAAAATTGGCTGCAGATAATTCTTCCCATTGTGACACAGAAGACAATACAGATGAGGTGATAGACAAGAGACAAGGTTCCGATGATGAAGGCTCAAAGGATGTCGATGAGGATGAAGATATGGAAGGAGAAGATGAAGGGACCAAACATCAGGGACGGGAGGGAGAATTCACATCTGAGATATTCAAAATCATGCTGAGAAATCTACCAACAAGATTTGGGTTTCag CAATTACGGAAGATGTTAGCAGGTCTACAGCTCAAGCCAAAGAAGTTGAAAGCTCTTAGAAATAAGGATTATGCCTTTGTTACTTTTTC ATGTGAGGAGGACAGACAGAAAGCAATGGAAGTTCTCAACAAGCATGTATGGAAAGGAAGACGATTATCAGCTAag TTTGCCAAGCCAAATGAGGATCCTATGGTAGCTCTGAAACGCAAACAAGAGAATCAAGGAGGAGGGGGCAAGAAGACCAAAGGGGATCAAGATACTGATGAAGATCTTCCAATAGAAGATAG ATTAAACAATGCAGTCACTCCTCTGTGGAAACAAGATTACCAGGATCAACTCAAGGAAAAGCGGCAAATCAAAGAAGATTTATTAAGAAGGCTTGCCATAATGTTCTTCAATGATATACCTGCAATGCGTACTCACATCAGTGAACAGAG ggAGAAATATGATGGCTTATGTTGTCAACTGGAAGATATTAAACCATCG cCTATAGTGACCGGTTATCGGAACAAGTGTGAATTCTCAATTGGAAAAAATCCAGATGGAGAAG AAAAAACTGTCGGTTTTCGTCTTGGTCTATATAAAG GTGGTCAGATATCAGTAGTGAATCCATCTGCATGTCCCAATGTACCAGGAAATTCCAAAGCTGTTGTCCAATCCTTCCAGACCTATATTAGACAGTCTAGTCTTTCTGCATATGACCCCATGACCCATAGAGGACACTGGAAGATGTTAACGGTCAGAACGACCCAAGGGTCAGGGGTCATGGCCATGGTAACCTTTCATCGGCAGTCCCTCGCTGAG GATGATGTGGAGAAAGAGAAGCAGAAGCTTGCTGAATATTTTGGAGAAGGGGAAGGAAAGTCTTGCGGCATCACCTCTCTTTTTGTGCATGTGCAGTG GCAAGGGGACAAAAATGCCATTAAGTTTGATCATATTCACGGAGATCGTTACATCACTGAGGACTTACTGCAGTTGAAGTTCAAAATATCCCCCGAAGCTTTCTTTCAAG TGAATACACCAGCAGCTGAGCTTCTTTACACAACAATAGGTGACTGGGCTCAAGTCACTAAAATAACAACACTTCTAGATATCTGCTGTGGTACTGGAACAATAGGAATCTCTCTCGCCAAG AGAGTAGATAAGGTGATTGGAGTAGAAATGACCGGACAGGCTGTAGAAAACGCTAAAGAGAATGCTGCAATAAATG GTGTGGACAATGCAACATTCTACTGTGGCAAAGCAGAAGACCTATTGCCAGGGATTACCAATAGGCTTCATAACAGTCTTGATGTCGTAGGAATTGTAGACCCACCCAGGGCAGGATTAC ATCAACGTGTTGTCCAAGCAATCAGAAGATGCCCAAAGTTAAATCGTCTCATTTATGTATCGTGTGATGCAAAGCAAGCCTCCAACAATTTTCTGAA TTTGTGCAGATCAATGTCAAAGAAGCAGAAAGGAGTTCCGTTCACATTAGTCAAGGCAATCCCAGTCGACCTGTTTCCACACACAAGCCATTGTGAGCTGGTTCTGCTCTTTGAGAGAAACCTCGGTAAAAAGATTGACACCAACAGCAATAGCTCATCTTCATAG
- the LOC129254970 gene encoding tRNA (uracil-5-)-methyltransferase homolog A-like isoform X1 → MEGGDNQKDDATSESLKLQEELQDIQSSGDQSSSEQATKEGTETDHMIPNIKEENAASSTSTGEEKLAADNSSHCDTEDNTDEVIDKRQGSDDEGSKDVDEDEDMEGEDEGTKHQGREGEFTSEIFKIMLRNLPTRFGFQQLRKMLAGLQLKPKKLKALRNKDYAFVTFSCEEDRQKAMEVLNKHVWKGRRLSAKFAKPNEDPMVALKRKQENQGGGGKKTKGDQDTDEDLPIEDRLNNAVTPLWKQDYQDQLKEKRQIKEDLLRRLAIMFFNDIPAMRTHISEQREKYDGLCCQLEDIKPSPIVTGYRNKCEFSIGKNPDGEEKTVGFRLGLYKGGQISVVNPSACPNVPGNSKAVVQSFQTYIRQSSLSAYDPMTHRGHWKMLTVRTTQGSGVMAMVTFHRQSLAEDDVEKEKQKLAEYFGEGEGKSCGITSLFVHVQWQGDKNAIKFDHIHGDRYITEDLLQLKFKISPEAFFQVNTPAAELLYTTIGDWAQVTKITTLLDICCGTGTIGISLAKRVDKVIGVEMTGQAVENAKENAAINGVDNATFYCGKAEDLLPGITNRLHNSLDVVGIVDPPRAGLHQRVVQAIRRCPKLNRLIYVSCDAKQASNNFLNLCRSMSKKQKGVPFTLVKAIPVDLFPHTSHCELVLLFERNLGKKIDTNSNSSSS, encoded by the exons ATGGAAGGAGGGGATAATCAAAAGGATGATGCAACATCCGAGAGTCTTAAACTGCAGGAAGAACTACAAGATATACAATCATCAGGTGACCAAAGCAGCAGTGAGCAAGCCACCAAGGAAGGAACTGAAACAGATCATATGATTCCAAATATCAAAGAAGAGAATGCAGCCTCTTCAACTTCAACTGGAGAAGAAAAATTGGCTGCAGATAATTCTTCCCATTGTGACACAGAAGACAATACAGATGAGGTGATAGACAAGAGACAAGGTTCCGATGATGAAGGCTCAAAGGATGTCGATGAGGATGAAGATATGGAAGGAGAAGATGAAGGGACCAAACATCAGGGACGGGAGGGAGAATTCACATCTGAGATATTCAAAATCATGCTGAGAAATCTACCAACAAGATTTGGGTTTCag CAATTACGGAAGATGTTAGCAGGTCTACAGCTCAAGCCAAAGAAGTTGAAAGCTCTTAGAAATAAGGATTATGCCTTTGTTACTTTTTC ATGTGAGGAGGACAGACAGAAAGCAATGGAAGTTCTCAACAAGCATGTATGGAAAGGAAGACGATTATCAGCTAag TTTGCCAAGCCAAATGAGGATCCTATGGTAGCTCTGAAACGCAAACAAGAGAATCAAGGAGGAGGGGGCAAGAAGACCAAAGGGGATCAAGATACTGATGAAGATCTTCCAATAGAAGATAG ATTAAACAATGCAGTCACTCCTCTGTGGAAACAAGATTACCAGGATCAACTCAAGGAAAAGCGGCAAATCAAAGAAGATTTATTAAGAAGGCTTGCCATAATGTTCTTCAATGATATACCTGCAATGCGTACTCACATCAGTGAACAGAG ggAGAAATATGATGGCTTATGTTGTCAACTGGAAGATATTAAACCATCG cCTATAGTGACCGGTTATCGGAACAAGTGTGAATTCTCAATTGGAAAAAATCCAGATGGAGAAG AAAAAACTGTCGGTTTTCGTCTTGGTCTATATAAAG GTGGTCAGATATCAGTAGTGAATCCATCTGCATGTCCCAATGTACCAGGAAATTCCAAAGCTGTTGTCCAATCCTTCCAGACCTATATTAGACAGTCTAGTCTTTCTGCATATGACCCCATGACCCATAGAGGACACTGGAAGATGTTAACGGTCAGAACGACCCAAGGGTCAGGGGTCATGGCCATGGTAACCTTTCATCGGCAGTCCCTCGCTGAG GATGATGTGGAGAAAGAGAAGCAGAAGCTTGCTGAATATTTTGGAGAAGGGGAAGGAAAGTCTTGCGGCATCACCTCTCTTTTTGTGCATGTGCAGTG GCAAGGGGACAAAAATGCCATTAAGTTTGATCATATTCACGGAGATCGTTACATCACTGAGGACTTACTGCAGTTGAAGTTCAAAATATCCCCCGAAGCTTTCTTTCAAG TGAATACACCAGCAGCTGAGCTTCTTTACACAACAATAGGTGACTGGGCTCAAGTCACTAAAATAACAACACTTCTAGATATCTGCTGTGGTACTGGAACAATAGGAATCTCTCTCGCCAAG AGAGTAGATAAGGTGATTGGAGTAGAAATGACCGGACAGGCTGTAGAAAACGCTAAAGAGAATGCTGCAATAAATG GTGTGGACAATGCAACATTCTACTGTGGCAAAGCAGAAGACCTATTGCCAGGGATTACCAATAGGCTTCATAACAGTCTTGATGTCGTAGGAATTGTAGACCCACCCAGGGCAGGATTAC ATCAACGTGTTGTCCAAGCAATCAGAAGATGCCCAAAGTTAAATCGTCTCATTTATGTATCGTGTGATGCAAAGCAAGCCTCCAACAATTTTCTGAA TTTGTGCAGATCAATGTCAAAGAAGCAGAAAGGAGTTCCGTTCACATTAGTCAAGGCAATCCCAGTCGACCTGTTTCCACACACAAGCCATTGTGAGCTGGTTCTGCTCTTTGAGAGAAACCTCGGTAAAAAGATTGACACCAACAGCAATAGCTCATCTTCATAG